A genomic segment from Bos taurus isolate L1 Dominette 01449 registration number 42190680 breed Hereford chromosome 1, ARS-UCD2.0, whole genome shotgun sequence encodes:
- the FAM43A gene encoding protein FAM43A: MLPWKKHKFELLAEAPPRQASKPKGYAVSLHYSALSSLARACPEGALSRVGSMFRSKRKKLHITSEDPTYTVLYLGNATTIQARGDGCTDLAVGKIWSKSEAGRQGTKMKLTVSAQGIRMVHAEERALRRPGHLYLLHRVTYCVADARLPKVFAWVYRHELKHKAVMLRCHAVLVSKPEKAQAMALLLYQTSANALAEFKRLKRRDDARHQQQELVGAHTIPLVPLRKLLLHGPCCYKPPVERSRSAPKLGSITEDLLGEQQEQELQEEEEEEHAEGCPEEEEDRAGEGEPAEPEAEAKRALVVAMHFECGDLLDTLESGHEEALGGGGVSPGPEAGSSPLLLGSTSDMRAELSQLINDLGELSFGNDVRSLQADLRVTRLLSGESTGSESSIEGGGPDANTATAGDPSGPADCASPDEPHSG, from the coding sequence ATGCTGccgtggaagaagcacaagttcgAGCTGCTGGCCGAGGCGCCGCCACGGCAGGCGTCTAAGCCCAAGGGCTACGCGGTGAGCCTGCACTACTCGGCGCTCAGCTCTCTAGCGAGGGCGTGCCCCGAAGGCGCGCTCAGCCGGGTGGGCAGCATGTTTCGCTCCAAGCGCAAAAAACTGCACATCACCAGCGAGGATCCCACTTATACTGTGCTCTACCTGGGCAATGCCACCACCATCCAGGCGCGCGGCGACGGCTGCACCGACCTAGCGGTGGGCAAGATCTGGAGCAAGAGTGAGGCGGGCCGTCAGGGCACCAAGATGAAGCTGACTGTGAGTGCGCAGGGTATCCGCATGGTGCACGCCGAGGAGCGCGCGCTGCGGCGCCCTGGCCACCTGTACCTGCTGCACCGCGTTACCTACTGTGTGGCAGACGCGCGACTGCCCAAGGTCTTCGCCTGGGTGTACCGGCACGAGCTCAAGCACAAGGCGGTCATGCTGCGCTGTCACGCGGTACTCGTGTCGAAGCCCGAGAAGGCGCAGGCCATGGCCCTGCTGCTCTACCAGACGTCGGCCAACGCTCTGGCGGAATTTAAACGGCTCAAGCGGCGGGACGACGCGCGTCACCAGCAGCAGGAGCTGGTTGGCGCTCACACCATCCCGCTAGTGCCGCTGCGCAAGCTGCTCCTGCACGGACCCTGCTGCTACAAACCGCCGGTGGAGCGCAGCCGAAGTGCGCCCAAGCTCGGCTCCATCACCGAGGACCTGCTCGGCGAACAGCAggagcaggagctgcaggaggaagaggaagaggagcacGCGGAGGGTTGccccgaggaggaggaggaccgaGCCGGAGAAGGAGAGCCGGCAGAGCCAGAGGCCGAAGCGAAGCGGGCGCTGGTGGTGGCCATGCACTTCGAATGCGGGGACTTGCTGGACACGCTGGAGAGTGGCCACGAGGAGGCGCTGGGGGGCGGCGGGGTCTCGCCGGGCCCTGAGGCTGGGTCGTCGCCTCTGCTGCTGGGCAGCACCTCCGACATGAGGGCCGAGCTTTCGCAGCTTATTAACGACCTGGGCGAGCTCAGTTTTGGCAACGACGTGCGCAGCCTGCAGGCGGACTTGCGGGTGACGCGCCTGCTGTCGGGCGAGAGCACGGGTAGCGAGAGCTCCATCGAAGGAGGGGGCCCGGATGCCAACACTGCCACCGCCGGGGACCCATCCGGCCCCGCGGACTGCGCCAGCCCAGACGAGCCCCACTCGGGCTGA